In Luteimonas galliterrae, the sequence GCATGACCAGGGGTAAACCGCGATGACGATGGCGCTGATCTGCATAGGCTTGCTCGCCCTGTTGCTGGGCTGGGGCGCATGGGTTTTCAACCGGCTCGTGCGGTTGCGCAACCAGGTGAACACCGCCTGGGCCGACATCGACGTGCAGCTCACGCGCCGGCACGACCTGGTGCCGGCGCTGGTCGCCGCGGTCAAGGCGTATGCCGGCCACGAAAGCGCAGTGCTGCAGGCGGTCACGCAGTTGCGTGCGCAAGCCGTGGCGCAAAAGGGCCGGGCACGCCTGGGCGAAGTCGAATCTTCGCTGGAACAGGCGCTCGGCAACCTGCTCGCGCTGAAGGAAGCCTATCCCGACCTGAAGGCCAATGAGAATTTCGCGCAGTTGCAGCGCGACCTGGTCGATACTGAAGAACAACTGCAATACGCGCGACGCTTCTACAACGGCGCCGTGCGCGACTACCGCGACGGCATCCAGCGCGTGCCCGACGTCCTGATCGCTCGAGGCTTCGGCTTCCGCGAGGCCGAGTTCTTCCAGGCCGAAGACGAAAGCCGCGCCGCGGTGCGGGTGGAGATGGTGCGATGAGCCGCTTCCTGTTCGCCTTGCTGCTGCTGGTTTCGGCGCCGCTGTTCGCGCAGGAAAGAATCCTGTCCTACGACAGCGAAGTCGACATCCGCGCCGACGGCAGCCTGGACGTCACCGAACGCATCGTGGTGCGCGCCGAAGGCAGCCAGATCCGCCGCGGCATCTACCGCGACTATCCCACGCGCTACAAGGACCGCCAGGGCAACCGCGTCGTGGTCGGCTTCGAAGTACTGGAAGTGCTGCGCGACGGCAAGCCCGAACCCTGGTTCACCGAGAACGTGAGCAACGGCGTGCGGGTCAATACCGGCAACGACGACTTCCTTCCGGTTCCCGCGGAATACGCCTACACGCTGCGCTACCGCACCACGCGCCAACTGGGCTTCTTTGCGGACCACGACGAGCTGTACTGGAACGCGATCGGTACCGGCTGGGCGTTCGCCATCGAAAGCGGCAGCGTCGAAGTGCGCCTGCCGCAACCGGTGCCCGTCGACCGCTTGCGTGCGGAAGGCTACACCGGCGCGCAAGGCGCCAAGGGCAGCGACTACACGGCCGAAACGCCGTCGCCGGGCGTCGCGCGTTGGCGCCTGGCGCGGCCGCTGTCGCCGCAGGAAGGCTTCACGATCGTGCTGTCGTTCCCCAAAGGCCTCGTGCCGCAGCCGACGCGCATGCAGCGTTTGCTGTGGCTGCTGAACGACAATCGCGGCGTGTGGGCGGCTTTGGCGGGCCTGCTCGGATTGCTCGTGTTCTGCATCGGCCGCTGGCGCAGCATCGGCCGCGATCCGCGCCCCGGCACCATCATCGTGCGCTACGAA encodes:
- a CDS encoding LemA family protein, with product MTMALICIGLLALLLGWGAWVFNRLVRLRNQVNTAWADIDVQLTRRHDLVPALVAAVKAYAGHESAVLQAVTQLRAQAVAQKGRARLGEVESSLEQALGNLLALKEAYPDLKANENFAQLQRDLVDTEEQLQYARRFYNGAVRDYRDGIQRVPDVLIARGFGFREAEFFQAEDESRAAVRVEMVR